A genome region from Candidatus Manganitrophaceae bacterium includes the following:
- a CDS encoding HIT domain-containing protein, whose amino-acid sequence MNQLWAPWRITYIRGEKTLGCILCDKPKQKKDKANLILLKGKTGFVMMNLYPYSNGHLMVCPYKHADTLEDLSNEVLKDLMQMVKQSLAALRKAFQPEGVNVGLNLGKAAGAGIEDHLHFHVVPRWEGDTNFMTVLSESRVIPEALTETYRHLKPHFKGK is encoded by the coding sequence ATGAACCAGCTTTGGGCCCCCTGGAGGATCACGTATATCAGAGGAGAAAAAACCTTGGGTTGTATCCTTTGCGACAAACCAAAACAAAAGAAAGACAAGGCAAACCTGATCCTCCTGAAAGGGAAAACCGGTTTTGTCATGATGAACCTTTATCCTTACAGTAACGGCCATCTCATGGTTTGCCCCTACAAACACGCAGACACCCTGGAAGACCTCTCCAATGAGGTCTTAAAAGATCTCATGCAGATGGTCAAGCAATCACTTGCTGCCCTGCGCAAGGCCTTTCAGCCGGAAGGGGTCAATGTCGGCCTCAACTTGGGAAAAGCCGCGGGCGCCGGGATTGAAGACCACCTCCATTTCCATGTGGTTCCCCGATGGGAAGGAGACACCAACTTCATGACCGTCCTCTCTGAAAGCCGTGTCATCCCGGAAGCCTTGACCGAAACTTACCGCCACCTCAAACCCCATTTTAAAGGCAAATAA
- a CDS encoding uracil-DNA glycosylase, which translates to MGELNNYQASGKIKALTQEMVARLKWYQDNGVLSWKRTAAQESSVEQSADGKKEPIATDPTSQTGLMTLEAIREEMGDCQRCTLCSTRTNIVFGTGNPHASLLFVGEGPGRDEDLQGLPFVGRAGQLLTRMIAAMGFSRDEVYIANIVKCRPPENRNPKPDEIATCRPFLHQQISAIRPRVICALGTFSAQTLLSTEERISDLRGKFHDFFGIKVLPTFHPAYLLRNPSQKKHVWEDLQLIMAELKKKPVPDEAAGKRR; encoded by the coding sequence ATGGGTGAACTGAATAATTACCAGGCGTCCGGTAAGATCAAGGCACTCACACAAGAGATGGTTGCACGCCTGAAGTGGTATCAAGACAACGGGGTCCTGTCCTGGAAACGCACAGCAGCCCAGGAGAGCTCCGTAGAACAATCGGCGGACGGGAAAAAAGAGCCAATTGCCACGGACCCCACGTCTCAAACCGGGCTCATGACCCTGGAAGCCATTCGGGAGGAGATGGGAGACTGTCAACGCTGTACGCTCTGTTCAACACGAACAAATATAGTCTTTGGCACAGGAAACCCGCATGCCTCACTCCTCTTTGTCGGTGAAGGACCCGGCAGAGACGAAGACCTTCAGGGCCTGCCCTTTGTCGGCCGGGCGGGACAGCTTCTAACCCGAATGATTGCGGCAATGGGCTTCTCCAGAGATGAAGTTTATATCGCCAACATCGTGAAGTGCCGGCCTCCTGAAAACCGGAACCCGAAGCCGGACGAGATCGCCACATGCCGTCCTTTTCTCCATCAACAAATCTCGGCGATCCGCCCGAGGGTGATCTGCGCACTCGGAACCTTTTCCGCCCAAACCCTTCTCTCCACCGAGGAGAGGATCTCTGATTTGAGGGGGAAATTTCACGATTTTTTCGGAATAAAGGTGCTGCCAACCTTTCACCCGGCCTACCTGCTTCGGAATCCAAGCCAGAAGAAACATGTCTGGGAGGACCTGCAGTTGATCATGGCAGAGCTCAAAAAGAAGCCGGTGCCGGATGAGGCCGCGGGGAAAAGAAGATGA
- the tsaE gene encoding tRNA (adenosine(37)-N6)-threonylcarbamoyltransferase complex ATPase subunit type 1 TsaE yields the protein MSKHGLKKEETSLTLFSPGEEATFRLGKVFGKTAVGGEIIALIGPLGAGKTLFVRGLAEGLEVRDSHVSSPTYTLLHQHEGRLPLTHVDLYRLNGAHQIETIGLDEYLGGKGVVAVEWADKGFQENQEAHLTITIRFLEGNQREILLTANNAHHKRWLEQIRLSKDWNTIKKIDG from the coding sequence ATGTCCAAGCACGGCCTGAAGAAAGAAGAGACTTCTCTCACCCTTTTCAGCCCTGGCGAGGAGGCGACCTTTCGCCTGGGGAAAGTCTTTGGAAAGACAGCCGTCGGCGGCGAGATCATCGCCCTGATCGGTCCGCTCGGTGCAGGAAAGACATTATTTGTTCGCGGCCTGGCCGAAGGGCTTGAGGTCCGTGATTCACATGTCAGCAGCCCGACCTACACCCTGCTCCACCAACATGAAGGCCGCCTTCCACTTACCCACGTCGATCTTTACCGCCTGAACGGTGCGCACCAAATCGAGACGATTGGACTAGATGAATATCTGGGCGGTAAAGGAGTTGTGGCCGTCGAATGGGCCGACAAGGGATTTCAAGAAAACCAAGAGGCTCACCTGACGATCACGATCCGCTTCCTCGAAGGGAACCAGAGAGAAATTCTCCTGACGGCAAACAACGCGCACCATAAGAGATGGCTTGAACAGATAAGACTATCAAAAGACTGGAATACAATTAAGAAAATAGATGGATAA